From the Micromonospora lupini genome, one window contains:
- a CDS encoding flagellar biosynthetic protein FliO, which translates to MERLVEGAAVFGLDLLRLIDARIESARDRATATGTVQERQSATRAAVTFDGSALAVPVKVLTHVQVRENSRVTLVRFGSEWVVVGVFGGAGNLVRTWTASTSSSGVSGETAVLAVTDLTVEAQAVYRLRLGGQIQSSAAGHSLWRVRDRVTGPYPVDWGLFGHYSTPVAGIAFGILAEHYLARTATTPLEGQTIAVTAQASTGTVQHIGTATKRRYLEVERMPGTPADYPHATVI; encoded by the coding sequence GTGGAGCGTCTTGTAGAGGGGGCCGCCGTGTTCGGCCTGGACCTGCTGCGACTCATCGACGCCCGGATTGAGTCGGCGCGGGATCGGGCGACCGCGACCGGCACGGTCCAGGAGCGGCAGTCCGCCACGCGGGCCGCGGTCACGTTCGACGGGTCCGCGTTGGCTGTCCCCGTCAAGGTACTCACCCACGTGCAGGTGCGGGAGAACTCCCGGGTCACCCTCGTCAGGTTCGGCAGCGAATGGGTCGTCGTGGGGGTCTTCGGTGGCGCGGGGAACCTCGTCAGGACGTGGACGGCCTCCACGAGCTCGTCGGGGGTGTCCGGGGAGACGGCCGTCCTCGCCGTCACTGACCTGACCGTCGAAGCGCAGGCGGTGTACCGGCTACGCCTCGGCGGGCAGATCCAAAGCAGTGCGGCCGGACACAGCCTGTGGCGGGTCCGCGACCGGGTCACCGGCCCGTACCCGGTCGACTGGGGCCTGTTCGGGCACTACAGCACCCCCGTTGCCGGTATCGCGTTCGGCATCCTCGCCGAGCATTACCTGGCCCGCACCGCCACCACCCCGTTGGAGGGGCAGACGATCGCGGTCACCGCGCAGGCGTCCACGGGCACGGTCCAGCACATTGGCACGGCCACGAAACGCCGTTACCTGGAAGTCGAGCGGATGCCCGGCACCCCCGCCGACTACCCACACGCCACGGTCATCTGA